A window of the Gossypium hirsutum isolate 1008001.06 chromosome A05, Gossypium_hirsutum_v2.1, whole genome shotgun sequence genome harbors these coding sequences:
- the LOC107907350 gene encoding pentatricopeptide repeat-containing protein At2g18940, chloroplastic: MEGSTFLPNKPVYPTPTKRPPQSNKPVKFSSVTLPHPPQPQSPSHSPPSLPLDSLLQHLLHLSSPPNTAHNPKSINPHKPYNSHSPSLHISSESSLKLHHQVHHPKKSAPVSVLQLDNSKEEGQSGNGSLEFLTRKGMLMVNSIKEQPLNGLPDFFDSVKFELLQIDMFSLLKALDLSGDWERALVLFQWVVSDLGSDNAKLDNQVVELMVKILGRESQYAIALKLFALIHIEEYSLDVRAYTTILHAYSRSGKYQKAISMFEKMKEIGLSPTLVTYNVMLDVYGKMGRSWNKILGLLDEMRSKGLEFDEFTCSTVISACGREGLLNEAKEFFSGLKSQGYVPGTVTYNALLQVFGKAGVYSEALSILKEMEDSNCPADSVTYNELVAAYVRAGFYDEGAAVIETMTKKGVRPNAITYTTVINAYGKAGKEDKALRLFRRMKQSGCVPNVCTYNAVLGMLGKKSRSEEMIMILCDMKESGCSPNRITWNTMLAMCGNKGMHKYINLVFREMKNCGFEPDRDTFNTLISAYGRCGADIDATKMYKEMIRVGFTPCVTTYNALLNALARRGDWKAAESVIQDMKKKGFRPSETSYSLILQCYAKGGNVKGIETIEKEISDGHIYPSWMLLRTLVLANCRCRAVEGMERAFQELQKNGYKLDLVLFNSMLSIFSKNSMYERAHEMLHLIRESGLTPDLVTYNSLMDMYARAGECWKAEEILKGLQKSGGKPDIVSYNTVIKGFCRKGLMQEAIRILSEMTTKGIRPCIFTYNTFVAGYAARGMFTEIDDVISHMIQHNCKPNELTYKIVVDGYCKARRYKDAMDFVSKIKEIDDSFEDQSIERLAFRVRENLDS, translated from the coding sequence ATGGAGGGCAGCACTTTCCTTCCCAATAAACCAGTTTATCCTACCCCTACTAAGAGACCACCCCAATCAAACAAGCCTGTCAAGTTCAGCTCTGTAACACTTCCTCATCCTCCTCAACCCCAGTCTCCGTCTCATTCGCCCCCTTCACTCCCTTTAGACTCTCTTCTCCAACACCTTCTTCACCTTTCTTCACCGCCCAATACCGCCCACAACCCCAAAAGTATTAATCCTCATAAACCCTATAATTCCCATTCCCCTTCTCTTCACATTTCATCGGAATCTAGTCTGAAACTTCATCACCAAGTTCATCATCCCAAGAAGTCTGCTCCTGTTTCGGTTCTTCAGTTGGATAACAGTAAAGAGGAAGGTCAATCTGGAAATGGGTCGCTTGAATTTTTGACAAGAAAGGGTATGCTTATGGTTAACTCCATAAAGGAACAACCTTTGAATGGGTTACCTGATTTCTTTGATTCTGTCAAGTTTGAGTTGCTTCAAATTGATATGTTTAGTTTATTGAAAGCTTTAGACCTTTCAGGGGATTGGGAAAGAGCTCTCGTGTTGTTTCAATGGGTAGTTTCGGACTTAGGGTCCGATAACGCTAAGCTAGACAATCAGGTTGTTGAATTAATGGTCAAAATTCTGGGGAGAGAGTCGCAGTATGCAATTGCATTGAAACTGTTTGCTTTAATTCACATTGAGGAATACTCACTTGATGTTCGAGCTTATACGACTATTCTTCATGCATATTCACGGTCTGGTAAATACCAAAAGGCAATATCTATGTTTGAGAAAATGAAGGAAATAGGCCTTTCTCCTACGTTAGTCACTTATAATGTCATGCTTGATGTCTATGGTAAGATGGGTCGGTCTTGGAATAAGATTTTAGGACTTTTAGATGAGATGAGAAGCAAAGGACTTGAATTCGATGAGTTTACTTGCAGTACTGTGATATCAGCTTGTGGTAGGGAAGGATTGTTGAATGAAGCCAAAGAGTTCTTTTCTGGATTGAAGTCGCAAGGCTATGTTCCTGGGACAGTCACGTATAATGCTTTATTACAAGTGTTTGGAAAGGCAGGGGTCTACTCGGAGGCTTTAAGCATTTTGAAAGAAATGGAGGATAGCAACTGCCCAGCCGATTCGGTGACATACAATGAACTCGTAGCTGCTTATGTGAGGGCGGGGTTTTATGATGAAGGGGCTGCAGTTATTGAAACAATGACTAAGAAAGGTGTAAGGCCAAATGCTATTACGTACACAACTGTCATCAATGCCTACGGTAAAGCTGGAAAGGAAGACAAGGCTTTGAGATTGTTCCGTAGGATGAAACAGTCAGGTTGTGTCCCTAATGTTTGTACTTATAACGCTGTGCTTGGGATGTTAGGGAAGAAGTCACGATCTGAGGAGATGATAATGATACTGTGTGACATGAAAGAAAGTGGCTGTTCCCCTAACCGTATTACATGGAACACAATGCTTGCCATGTGTGGTAATAAGGGGATGCACAAGTATATCAATCTAGTCTTTCGGGAAATGAAGAATTGTGGTTTTGAGCCTGATAGAGACACGTTCAACACTTTGATAAGTGCCTATGGTCGGTGTGGGGCAGATATTGATGCTACGAAAATGTACAAGGAGATGATTAGAGTAGGGTTCACACCATGTGTTACAACTTACAATGCTCTTCTCAATGCTCTAGCTAGAAGAGGCGACTGGAAAGCAGCAGAATCTGTTATTCAAGACATGAAGAAGAAGGGTTTCAGGCCTAGTGAAACCTCGTATTCTTTGATACTTCAATGTTATGCCAAGGGAGGGAATGTGAAAGGGATAGAGACGATTGAGAAAGAAATTAGCGATGGTCATATCTATCCTAGCTGGATGCTGTTAAGAACACTTGTTCTGGCAAACTGCAGATGTAGAGCAGTAGAGGGTATGGAGAGAGCATTTCAGGAATTACAAAAGAACGGATACAAACTTGATTTGGTTTTATTCAATTCGATGCTCTCCATTTTCTCAAAGAACAGCATGTATGAGAGGGCTCATGAGATGCTACACTTGATCCGCGAGAGTGGGTTGACACCTGATCTTGTGACCTACAACAGCTTGATGGATATGTATGCCAGAGCAGGGGAGTGTTGGAAAGCTGAAGAAATCCTCAAAGGATTACAAAAATCGGGTGGAAAACCAGACATCGTGTCTTACAACACGGTGATTAAAGGGTTCTGCAGGAAAGGGTTAATGCAGGAGGCCATAAGGATTCTGTCTGAGATGACAACTAAAGGGATTCGACCATGTATTTTCACTTACAATACGTTTGTGGCAGGCTATGCTGCACGGGGAATGTTCACCGAAATAGATGATGTTATTAGCCATATGATTCAGCACAACTGCAAACCCAATGAACTGACCTACAAGATTGTGGTGGATGGTTACTGTAAAGCAAGGAGGTACAAAGATGCCATGGACTTTGTGTCCAAAATCAAGGAGATTGATGATTCTTTTGAAGACCAGTCCATAGAGCGGCTAGCTTTTCGTGTTCGAGAGAATCTGGATTCATAA